In the Mauremys mutica isolate MM-2020 ecotype Southern chromosome 13, ASM2049712v1, whole genome shotgun sequence genome, one interval contains:
- the LOC123347399 gene encoding olfactory receptor 11A1-like translates to MILQMERGEGGNRRTPHGERRRGNQTSITEFILLGFGNLPELQIVFFLLFLVIYVVTMAVNILIAALAVTDHRLHTPMYFFLVNLSCLEICYTSTILPRMLASFITEDRTISVTGCMVQFFWFGFLATAECYMLAVMSYDRYLAICKPLHYTTHMDGRLCMQLAAGSWLSSFISLSILVSCMSQLAFCGPNEIDHFFCDLTPVVNLSCSDTNLVIMTTLILSSINVVLPFLLTLASYVFIISTILRIPSTTGKQKAFSTCSSHLIVVTIFYGTLITVYMLPNSSELTAPNKVFSFFYTILTPLINPLIYSLRNKEVKEAMRRALPKCRVFP, encoded by the exons ATG ATACTTCAGATGGAGCGAGGAGAAGGAGGAAACCGACGTACACCTCACGGAGAAAGGAGAAGGGGAAATCAAACAtccatcacagaattcatcctgCTGGGATTCGGGAACCTCCCTGAACTGCAAATTGTTTTCTTCTTGCTGTTTCTAGTGATCTACGTAGTCACCATGGCTGTGAACATCCTCATTGCTGCACTGGCTGTGACTGATCACcgccttcacacccccatgtacttcttcctggtgaATTTGTCCTGTTTGGAGATctgctacacctccaccatcctgcccaggatgctggccagtTTCATAACAGAGGACAGAACCATTTCTGTGACAGGCTGCATGGTgcagtttttttggtttggtttcctAGCGACTGCTGAATGTTATATGTTAGCtgtgatgtcttatgatcggtactTAGCAatatgtaaacccctgcactATACAACACATATGGATGGCAGGCTCTGTATGCAATTAGCAGCTGGATCTTGGCTAAGTTCATTCATATCTCTGTCCATATTAGTATCTTGTATGTCACAATTAGCCTTCTGTGGCCCTAATGAAATTGATCATTTCTTTTGTGATCTCACCCCAGTGGTTAAcctctcctgcagtgacacaaATCTGGTTATTATGACAACCCTCATATTATCTTCCATAAATGTTGTTCTCCCATTTCTTTTGACTCTGGCATCTTATGTTtttatcatctccaccatcctgagaatcccttctaCCACTGGGAAGCAAAAGGCATTTTCCACCTGCTCATCCCACCTCATTGTGGTTACAATTTTCTACGGGACCCTAATAACTGTCTACATGTTACCAAACAGCAGTGAACTCACAGCCCCAAACAAAGTGTTTTCATTTTTCTACACTATCTTGACACCCCTGAtcaatcccctcatctacagcctgagaaacaaagaggtcAAGGAGGCCATGAGGAGAGCTCTGCCGAAATGTAGGGTTTTCCCATGA